Proteins from one Bacteroides zhangwenhongii genomic window:
- a CDS encoding RagB/SusD family nutrient uptake outer membrane protein, producing MKTLKIAIISLLVGFTFASCEFLEKEPTKLTPENYFNTEEEAASFLTGIYATISQQAFYGADYMYLVAGDDMSHYGGSRGPADRGLICNNATTSDATVTALWYVLYAGINRANMFLENIDHVTGMSDAVKAQYIAEARFLRAFYYFTLVQCWGDVPFKTSSTQSVVGLDIPRTDRQTIYNFIVTEMADAVETGLKSAAELSYKPGRISQSTAWGILARVYLFRAGEYHREKRNATQAETKDYYEQASFYAQKVIGAGHGLAENYWDFFIDLCANRYNTTANESIWEAEFAGNNTSDTQAEGRIGNFFGVPAKDFSSNSSIVGKADPGYCYGFIYSTPKLYNLYINNHDIERFNWNIVPFTYVFTDNGVTGRTFELGKKAEVMAQYGPISYQYGDKDTENTSKTTNYSRPCGKFRREYEADKKDKNYTSINFPILRYSDVLLMIAEAENEANDAPTKLAYTYLNDVRRRAGITEYPETLSKEEFRQAVKDERAMELCFEYTRRFDLIRWGEFVDNMQALVSQAQSGNAANWPQGQTNVYAYFNITDTYNYFPIPDAEMSVNKAITQNNPGW from the coding sequence ATGAAAACATTAAAAATAGCAATCATATCTTTACTGGTTGGCTTCACATTCGCATCCTGCGAATTTCTAGAGAAAGAGCCAACAAAGTTAACTCCGGAGAACTATTTCAATACGGAGGAAGAAGCTGCTTCCTTCTTGACTGGTATATATGCCACTATCTCTCAGCAAGCTTTTTACGGTGCAGATTATATGTACTTAGTTGCAGGAGATGATATGTCACATTATGGGGGTAGCCGTGGTCCTGCTGATAGAGGACTTATCTGTAACAATGCAACAACCAGTGATGCAACTGTAACTGCACTTTGGTACGTATTATACGCAGGTATCAACCGTGCTAATATGTTTTTAGAAAACATCGACCACGTAACCGGAATGTCAGATGCTGTAAAAGCACAATATATAGCAGAAGCCCGTTTTCTGCGCGCTTTCTACTATTTCACTTTGGTTCAATGTTGGGGAGATGTTCCGTTTAAGACTTCTTCTACTCAAAGTGTTGTCGGTCTTGATATCCCTCGTACCGATAGACAAACTATCTACAACTTTATTGTCACTGAAATGGCTGACGCAGTAGAAACCGGTCTGAAATCGGCAGCAGAACTATCTTACAAGCCGGGACGTATCTCGCAATCGACCGCATGGGGAATATTGGCTCGCGTTTACCTATTCCGTGCTGGAGAATATCATCGTGAAAAAAGAAATGCGACGCAGGCAGAAACAAAAGACTATTATGAGCAAGCCAGTTTTTACGCACAAAAAGTGATAGGAGCTGGTCATGGACTCGCTGAAAACTATTGGGACTTTTTCATCGACTTATGCGCCAACCGTTACAACACCACTGCCAACGAAAGTATTTGGGAAGCAGAATTTGCAGGAAACAACACTTCAGACACACAAGCGGAAGGTCGTATCGGTAACTTCTTCGGAGTGCCAGCCAAAGACTTTTCCTCAAATAGTAGCATTGTAGGGAAAGCTGATCCGGGCTATTGTTATGGCTTCATTTACAGTACCCCTAAACTGTATAATCTATATATAAACAATCATGACATTGAACGTTTTAATTGGAATATAGTTCCGTTCACCTATGTGTTTACCGACAATGGTGTAACCGGCCGTACCTTTGAATTGGGTAAAAAAGCAGAAGTGATGGCCCAGTATGGCCCGATATCTTATCAATACGGTGATAAAGATACAGAGAATACTTCAAAAACGACTAATTACAGTCGCCCATGTGGAAAATTCCGCCGTGAATATGAAGCCGATAAGAAAGATAAGAATTATACTTCTATCAACTTTCCGATCTTACGGTATTCCGACGTACTATTGATGATTGCAGAAGCAGAAAATGAAGCTAACGACGCACCTACCAAACTAGCCTATACTTATTTGAACGATGTTAGAAGACGTGCCGGTATCACAGAGTATCCGGAAACCTTATCAAAGGAAGAATTCCGTCAAGCTGTAAAAGACGAGCGCGCTATGGAGCTTTGTTTTGAATATACTCGTCGTTTTGATCTGATCCGTTGGGGGGAGTTTGTAGACAATATGCAAGCATTGGTATCTCAAGCTCAATCAGGAAATGCTGCAAACTGGCCTCAAGGACAAACCAATGTATATGCATATTTTAATATTACAGATACATACAATTATTTCCCTATTCCCGATGCGGAGATGAGTGTAAATAAAGCTATTACACAAAATAATCCGGGATGGTAA
- a CDS encoding sulfatase-like hydrolase/transferase produces MRNVSRLFPLLPGIAMLTGCNHASQKNNGQNVQKPNIIYIFADDLGIGDLSCYGASKVSTPNIDRLAGQGVQFTNAYATSATSTPSRFGLLTGMYPWRQENTGIAPGNSELIIDTACVTMADMLKDAGYATGAVGKWHLGLGPKGGTDFNSQISPNAQSIGFDYEFIIPATVDRVPCVFVENGRVVNLDPNDPITVSYDHKVGDWPTGEENPELVKLKPSQGHNNTIINGIPRIGWMTGGKSALWQDEDIADIITDKAKNFIASHQEEPFFLYMGTQDVHVPRIPHPRFAGKSGLGTRGDVILQLDWTIGEIMHILDSLNMADNTILIFTSDNGPVIDDGYQDYAYENLNGHTPMGIYRGGKYSAYEAGTRIPFIIRWPAKIQPSKQQALFSQIDTYASLASLLNQPLRKGAAPDSQEHLDVLLGKNNTGREYVVQQNLNNTLAIVKGQWKYIEPSDGPAIEFWTKMELGNDKQPQLYDLSSDPSEKTNVAKSHPEIVKELSALLESVKEE; encoded by the coding sequence ATGAGAAACGTTTCACGCCTATTCCCGTTATTGCCCGGCATTGCCATGCTAACCGGCTGCAATCACGCATCTCAAAAGAACAACGGACAAAACGTTCAGAAGCCGAACATCATTTATATATTTGCGGATGATCTTGGTATCGGTGACTTGAGCTGTTACGGAGCGAGTAAAGTTAGTACTCCCAATATTGACCGCCTGGCAGGACAAGGAGTACAATTTACCAATGCTTACGCCACTTCGGCTACCAGTACCCCTTCCCGTTTCGGGCTCTTGACGGGTATGTATCCCTGGCGGCAGGAAAACACGGGTATTGCTCCCGGAAACTCGGAACTTATCATCGACACTGCCTGCGTTACAATGGCCGATATGCTGAAAGACGCCGGATACGCTACCGGTGCTGTCGGCAAATGGCATCTGGGACTGGGGCCGAAAGGCGGAACAGACTTCAACAGCCAAATCAGTCCGAATGCACAAAGTATCGGTTTCGATTATGAATTCATCATTCCGGCAACCGTAGATCGTGTTCCTTGTGTATTCGTTGAAAACGGACGTGTAGTGAATCTTGATCCGAACGATCCTATCACCGTCAGCTACGACCACAAAGTAGGTGACTGGCCTACGGGAGAAGAAAATCCGGAACTTGTGAAATTAAAGCCCAGTCAAGGACACAACAATACCATTATTAACGGTATTCCCCGTATCGGCTGGATGACCGGAGGAAAATCCGCTCTTTGGCAAGATGAAGACATAGCCGACATTATCACTGACAAGGCTAAGAACTTCATTGCCTCACATCAGGAAGAGCCCTTCTTCTTATATATGGGTACGCAAGACGTGCATGTGCCCCGTATCCCCCACCCTCGTTTTGCAGGAAAAAGCGGACTTGGAACACGTGGCGATGTCATTCTTCAGTTAGACTGGACTATCGGTGAAATCATGCACATATTGGATAGCCTCAACATGGCCGACAACACCATTCTGATCTTCACCAGTGACAACGGCCCCGTGATTGACGACGGCTATCAGGACTATGCCTACGAGAATCTTAATGGTCATACTCCAATGGGAATCTATCGCGGTGGCAAATACAGTGCTTACGAAGCCGGTACCCGCATTCCTTTTATCATTCGCTGGCCTGCTAAGATACAGCCTTCCAAACAACAGGCACTTTTCTCGCAGATCGACACTTACGCATCACTTGCTTCGCTTCTGAATCAGCCCTTGCGCAAAGGTGCAGCCCCCGACAGCCAGGAACATCTGGATGTACTTTTAGGCAAAAACAATACAGGTCGTGAGTATGTAGTCCAACAAAATCTGAATAACACACTTGCCATTGTTAAGGGACAATGGAAATATATTGAACCAAGCGATGGTCCTGCTATCGAGTTTTGGACAAAGATGGAACTGGGTAATGACAAACAGCCTCAGCTATATGATCTCTCATCCGACCCATCGGAGAAAACGAATGTAGCGAAGTCACATCCCGAGATTGTAAAAGAGTTATCCGCATTATTAGAAAGTGTAAAAGAAGAATAG
- a CDS encoding SusC/RagA family TonB-linked outer membrane protein, whose product MEKHLSTQTRKRILSSLGLILFSVSFVLAQVLVKGTVKDNLGEGVPGASVQVKGTSQGTITDLDGKFALNVPNKNAILVISFIGYTTIEQKVDTQKPMLITLKEDTKTLDEVVVVGYQEVRKRDLTGSVAKANLNDVLSAPVASIDQALGGRIAGVNVTSSEGTPGSSMNIVIRGNNSLTQENSPLFVIDGFPIEDSSAASTLNPSDIESMEFLKDASATAIYGARGANGVVIITTKKGKVGKPQLSYDGSFGVQHITRTIPMMDAYEFVKLQNETYPEITARTYLMNYQGKQWSLEDYRNIPQYNWQDEIFQTAWQHNHTVRLMGGTEGIRYNASLSYFDQNGTVLKTGYERMQGRMNTVVRRNKLNMSLTTNYSRSIQTGSTPSATSYSGMNNLFYSVWGYRPVTAPDKPLSSLMETVIDETIDSSSDYRFNPIMSLKNEYRKYYINNLQINGFAEYEIIKGLKLKVSGGYTYDSRNQDQFNNSKTRYGGPTSTDKVNAQVVRQQRLTWLNENTLTYQTNIKKKHFFNALAGITFQNSDYEYYSFRTTHIPNESLGMAGMSEGQVGATSSAKSSWSMLSYLGRLNYNYQSKYYATASFRVDGSSKFNKDNRYGYFPSASLAWTFTEENFMAPLKKIISSGKLRASWGLTGNNRIGEYDYYALLAVLKSRVGAYTSNNSIPSGVYPFDNDATNAGVVPTSLPNKDLKWETTEQWNLGLDLGFFDERIGITMDIYRKTTRDLLLDATLPYSSGYYSAIKNVGKVRNDGLELSLNTTNIKNRDFKWTSNFNISFNKNKVLELAENQTSLLSFAQFDQKYNSQSSYIAKVGYSMGMMYGYVYEGTYKYDDFNKSGSSYSLKPGVPHFSTENNTQPGMPKYADLNGDGVIDSNDRTIIGRGLPIHTGGFTNNFEYKGIDLSIFFQWSYGNDIMNANRLFFESGNNKSRELNQYASYANRWTPENPTSDIPSATDSSSNRVFSSRIIEDGSFLRLKNVTLGYTFPAQMTRKWKIDKARVYVAAQNLWTWTSYSGYDPEVSVRSSSALTPGLDYSSYPRAYSISFGVSLGF is encoded by the coding sequence ATGGAAAAACATTTATCCACTCAAACTAGGAAAAGGATTCTCTCCTCACTTGGACTGATCTTATTTTCTGTTTCTTTTGTACTTGCACAGGTACTTGTAAAGGGTACAGTGAAAGATAACTTAGGTGAAGGAGTGCCGGGTGCCAGCGTTCAGGTAAAAGGAACTTCACAAGGAACAATCACTGACCTTGATGGTAAATTTGCTCTTAATGTACCTAATAAGAATGCAATACTAGTTATTTCCTTTATCGGTTACACTACTATCGAGCAGAAAGTTGACACACAAAAGCCAATGCTCATCACACTGAAAGAAGACACCAAAACGTTGGACGAGGTTGTCGTTGTCGGTTATCAAGAAGTACGTAAACGAGACTTGACAGGTTCTGTTGCTAAAGCGAATCTGAATGACGTACTGAGTGCTCCGGTTGCTTCTATTGATCAAGCTTTAGGAGGACGTATTGCGGGAGTTAATGTAACTTCAAGTGAAGGTACACCCGGTAGTTCTATGAACATCGTTATTCGTGGTAATAACTCGTTGACTCAAGAAAACTCTCCCCTGTTTGTTATCGATGGTTTTCCAATTGAAGATTCATCTGCAGCAAGCACTTTGAACCCATCGGATATAGAATCAATGGAATTCTTAAAAGATGCGTCAGCCACAGCTATTTATGGTGCACGCGGTGCCAATGGTGTAGTTATCATTACAACAAAGAAAGGTAAAGTAGGTAAGCCTCAATTATCTTATGATGGCAGTTTTGGCGTACAACACATCACTCGTACCATTCCGATGATGGATGCTTACGAATTCGTAAAACTGCAAAATGAAACTTATCCTGAAATTACGGCTAGAACCTATCTCATGAATTATCAAGGAAAGCAGTGGTCACTAGAAGATTATCGCAATATCCCTCAATATAACTGGCAAGACGAAATATTCCAAACAGCTTGGCAACATAACCATACTGTCAGATTGATGGGAGGTACAGAAGGGATTCGATACAATGCTTCTCTCTCTTACTTCGATCAAAATGGAACCGTGTTAAAGACCGGGTATGAACGTATGCAGGGACGTATGAATACAGTTGTACGTCGCAATAAACTGAATATGAGTCTCACTACCAACTATTCACGTTCAATCCAAACAGGTAGTACTCCTTCCGCAACGTCTTATAGTGGCATGAATAACCTCTTCTACAGTGTATGGGGATATCGTCCGGTTACAGCTCCTGACAAACCATTAAGCTCACTAATGGAAACTGTTATTGACGAAACAATCGATAGTAGTAGTGACTACCGCTTCAACCCAATCATGTCTTTAAAAAATGAATACCGAAAATACTATATCAATAACCTGCAAATAAACGGATTTGCGGAATATGAAATCATCAAAGGCCTAAAGCTGAAAGTATCAGGTGGTTATACTTATGATTCACGCAATCAGGATCAATTCAACAACTCAAAAACACGTTACGGAGGTCCAACTTCCACAGATAAAGTCAATGCACAAGTTGTCCGTCAACAACGTTTAACTTGGCTGAATGAAAACACATTGACCTATCAGACTAATATCAAAAAGAAACATTTCTTTAATGCATTGGCCGGTATTACATTCCAAAACTCAGATTATGAATATTATTCGTTCCGGACAACTCATATCCCTAACGAATCACTCGGTATGGCAGGGATGAGCGAAGGACAAGTAGGAGCCACAAGTTCTGCTAAATCTTCTTGGTCAATGCTTTCTTATCTAGGACGTTTGAACTATAATTATCAATCCAAATACTATGCAACGGCTTCTTTCCGTGTAGATGGATCTTCCAAATTTAACAAAGATAACCGTTACGGCTATTTCCCGTCAGCTTCTTTAGCATGGACTTTCACAGAAGAAAACTTCATGGCCCCCCTAAAGAAGATAATCTCCAGTGGTAAACTCCGTGCAAGCTGGGGTCTTACGGGAAACAACCGCATCGGTGAATACGATTATTACGCACTATTGGCAGTACTTAAATCAAGAGTTGGTGCTTACACATCCAACAACTCTATACCAAGCGGCGTATATCCTTTTGATAATGATGCAACTAATGCTGGTGTTGTTCCAACATCTTTACCTAATAAAGATTTGAAATGGGAAACCACAGAACAATGGAATCTTGGACTTGACTTAGGATTCTTTGACGAACGGATCGGAATTACAATGGATATCTATCGCAAAACGACGCGTGATCTATTACTAGACGCCACATTACCCTATTCCTCCGGCTATTATAGTGCAATCAAAAATGTAGGTAAAGTACGTAACGATGGATTGGAACTGAGTTTAAATACTACTAACATCAAAAACCGTGATTTTAAATGGACGAGTAACTTCAACATCTCCTTTAATAAGAATAAGGTTCTGGAATTAGCCGAAAATCAGACATCGTTATTAAGTTTTGCACAGTTTGATCAGAAATACAATAGCCAGTCAAGCTACATAGCCAAAGTAGGCTACTCCATGGGAATGATGTACGGATACGTCTATGAAGGAACTTACAAATATGATGATTTCAACAAATCAGGTAGTTCTTATAGTTTGAAACCGGGAGTTCCTCACTTCTCAACAGAAAACAATACTCAACCGGGTATGCCTAAATATGCTGACTTGAATGGTGATGGTGTGATCGACTCCAATGACCGTACTATCATTGGACGTGGTCTTCCAATACATACTGGAGGTTTCACTAATAACTTCGAGTATAAAGGAATAGATTTAAGTATATTCTTCCAATGGTCTTACGGCAACGATATCATGAATGCCAACCGTTTATTCTTTGAGAGTGGAAACAACAAATCGCGTGAACTGAACCAGTATGCAAGCTACGCCAACCGTTGGACTCCGGAGAATCCGACCAGTGATATCCCCTCCGCTACCGACTCTAGTTCGAACCGTGTATTCTCTTCACGTATCATAGAGGATGGCTCATTCTTACGTTTGAAAAACGTAACTCTCGGATACACATTCCCGGCACAGATGACTCGGAAATGGAAAATCGATAAAGCACGTGTTTATGTTGCCGCCCAAAATCTTTGGACATGGACTAGTTATTCCGGCTACGATCCTGAGGTATCTGTACGTAGCAGCAGCGCTTTAACTCCGGGACTGGACTATTCTTCTTATCCTAGAGCCTATTCAATTAGCTTCGGTGTAAGCTTAGGATTCTAA
- a CDS encoding DUF5017 domain-containing protein, producing the protein MKTYKLIALCLASLFFGACEDGLDEEVGLQVSVATNENTSYDGQIVTVKKGTPVQFLLSGDPDFISFFSGEEGYKYQYRERSSIDPSQLEKVSLDFSINLQYGNINGTERHVYISDEFPGLSKDNFENDSILVEQFETDGRWKEIVNEYPAISKTQSYSIDVSEYIGKKVTLAICYRGLKNNAAQSTFRFDQMCFTDVMKNGQTTQYSAGSFGFVPLNMKNKWNLSDQAKMKGDPEYGSEAGISGIWNLDNVGTGTLILQSSSIGSGLKYSWLVSDPIAVNSCTPDQGTKIKDITQSLDSYTHTYNEIGIYNATFLARNANIDHASTVTRNLVINVVE; encoded by the coding sequence ATGAAAACATATAAATTAATAGCTCTATGTTTGGCGAGCCTATTCTTTGGTGCGTGTGAGGATGGCTTAGATGAAGAGGTAGGTCTCCAAGTATCTGTAGCTACAAACGAAAATACCAGTTACGATGGTCAGATAGTGACAGTGAAAAAAGGTACTCCCGTACAATTCCTATTATCCGGCGATCCAGACTTTATATCTTTCTTCAGTGGCGAAGAAGGATATAAATATCAGTATCGCGAACGATCCAGTATTGATCCCTCTCAATTAGAAAAAGTCAGTCTTGACTTCTCTATAAATCTACAATACGGTAATATAAATGGAACAGAAAGACACGTTTATATATCGGATGAGTTCCCTGGATTATCTAAAGACAATTTTGAGAATGATTCTATATTAGTAGAACAGTTCGAAACTGATGGCCGGTGGAAAGAGATTGTCAATGAATATCCGGCTATCAGCAAAACTCAATCATATAGTATTGACGTATCCGAATATATAGGGAAAAAGGTCACTTTAGCTATTTGTTATAGAGGACTAAAAAATAATGCAGCTCAATCCACTTTCCGTTTTGACCAGATGTGTTTTACTGATGTAATGAAAAATGGCCAAACCACCCAATATTCTGCAGGGTCCTTTGGTTTTGTTCCTTTGAATATGAAAAACAAATGGAACCTTTCTGACCAAGCTAAGATGAAAGGAGATCCTGAATACGGTTCAGAAGCTGGTATAAGTGGTATATGGAATCTAGATAATGTGGGTACCGGAACTCTCATATTACAAAGCAGTTCTATAGGATCTGGTTTGAAATACAGTTGGCTAGTATCAGATCCAATAGCTGTAAATTCGTGTACTCCAGATCAAGGAACAAAGATAAAAGACATTACCCAATCTTTGGATTCTTACACTCATACTTATAACGAAATTGGTATTTACAACGCAACATTCTTGGCTAGAAATGCAAATATAGATCATGCATCTACAGTGACGCGCAATTTAGTCATTAATGTAGTCGAATAA